One region of Streptomyces sp. CG4 genomic DNA includes:
- a CDS encoding MFS transporter, giving the protein MSREQRGPNEKLGAVLALAGISNAGLARRVNDLGAQRGLTLRYDKTSVARWVSKGMVPQGAAPHLIAAAIGQKLGRPVPLHEIGLADADPAPEVGLAFPRDVGQAVKSATELYRLDLAGRRAGSGGIWQSLAGSFAVSAYATPASRWLITPADSSVAREAGSAEGSGAPIKVGHSDVQKLREAAEDARRWDSKYGGGDWRSSMVPECLRVEAAPLLLASYSDEVGRALFGASAELTRLAGWMAFDTGQQEAAQRYYIQALRLARAAADVPLGGYVLASMSLQATYRGFGDEGVDLAQAALERNRGLATARTMSFFRLVEARAHARAGDAQAAGAALKAAEGWLERSREGDNDPSWLGFYGYDRFAADAAECYRDLKAPRQVRRFTEQALSKPTEEFVRSHGLRLVVSAVAELESGNLDAACEQGVRAVEVAGRISSARTTEYVKDLLHRLEPYGDEPRVVELRERARPLLMAPA; this is encoded by the coding sequence ATGTCCAGGGAGCAACGCGGGCCGAACGAAAAGCTCGGCGCCGTTCTCGCCCTCGCGGGAATCAGCAACGCAGGACTCGCACGACGCGTCAACGACCTTGGCGCACAACGCGGGTTGACTCTTCGCTACGACAAAACCTCCGTGGCGCGCTGGGTGTCGAAGGGGATGGTGCCGCAGGGCGCGGCGCCGCACCTCATCGCGGCCGCCATCGGACAGAAGCTCGGCCGCCCGGTGCCGCTCCACGAGATCGGCCTGGCGGACGCGGATCCCGCCCCCGAAGTGGGCCTCGCCTTCCCCAGAGACGTAGGGCAGGCGGTGAAGTCGGCGACGGAGCTGTACCGTCTCGACCTCGCCGGGCGCCGGGCCGGCTCCGGCGGCATCTGGCAGTCGCTCGCCGGATCGTTCGCAGTGAGCGCATACGCAACGCCTGCCTCACGCTGGCTGATAACCCCCGCCGACAGCTCGGTCGCGCGGGAGGCGGGCTCCGCCGAGGGCTCCGGCGCACCGATCAAAGTCGGCCACAGTGATGTACAGAAGCTGCGGGAGGCCGCCGAGGACGCCCGGCGCTGGGACTCCAAGTACGGCGGCGGGGACTGGCGTTCGTCGATGGTGCCGGAGTGCCTGCGGGTGGAGGCGGCGCCGCTGCTGCTCGCCTCCTACTCCGACGAAGTGGGCCGTGCGCTCTTCGGGGCCTCCGCCGAACTCACCCGGCTCGCCGGGTGGATGGCCTTCGACACCGGCCAGCAGGAGGCCGCGCAGCGGTACTACATCCAGGCGCTGCGGCTCGCGCGCGCGGCGGCGGACGTGCCGCTCGGGGGCTATGTGCTCGCCTCCATGTCGCTCCAGGCGACGTATCGCGGCTTCGGCGACGAAGGGGTCGACCTGGCGCAGGCCGCGCTGGAGCGGAACCGGGGGCTGGCGACGGCCCGCACGATGAGTTTCTTCCGGCTGGTGGAAGCGCGGGCACACGCGCGTGCGGGCGATGCGCAGGCGGCGGGTGCGGCACTGAAGGCGGCGGAGGGGTGGCTCGAGCGATCCCGGGAGGGCGACAACGATCCTTCTTGGCTTGGTTTTTATGGCTATGACCGGTTTGCCGCCGATGCGGCCGAGTGCTACCGGGATCTGAAGGCGCCCCGGCAGGTGCGGCGCTTCACCGAGCAGGCGCTGTCGAAGCCGACCGAGGAGTTCGTGCGCTCGCACGGACTGCGGCTGGTGGTGTCGGCCGTCGCCGAGCTGGAGTCCGGGAATCTGGACGCCGCGTGCGAGCAGGGGGTGCGGGCCGTGGAGGTGGCCGGGCGGATCTCCTCGGCCCGGACGACCGAGTATGTGAAGGATCTGCTGCACCGGCTGGAGCCGTACGGCGACGAGCCGCGGGTGGTGGAGCTGCGGGAGCGGGCCAGGCCCCTGCTGATGGCCCCGGCATGA
- a CDS encoding BTAD domain-containing putative transcriptional regulator produces the protein MRYRILGVTQAADDQGTPIPIGGPRLRTLLTALALRPSRTTTPETLIDEIWTDDPPHDAPAALQALIGRLRRTLGRDTIASTPGGYRLEATEDDVDLYVFERLVHTGTKALTAGDPATAHRTLTEALALWHGPALADLPDRTAATRPEALRREATRARAAAALDLGRAPDAVPELKELTAAHPLDESLHALFIRALRDTGRPADALAAYESARRTLADTLGTDPGPELKALHRSLLTQQEPQPRTQPHAQPPSDSPSDAVPEPPKPLAPAQPPERTGNLRPRLTSFVGREPELEAIRSDLHRARLVTLTGPGGSGKTRLAEEAAAGLPQAWLVELAPLDHPEAVPGAVVSALGLRETVLLTNELATQQDDPVAQLVEYCAPRSQLLILDNCEHVIGAAAALAETLLTHCPGLTILATSREPLGVPGESVRPVEPLVPEQAHRLFAERAKAVRPDAGAVLADTEAVAEICRRLDGLPLAIELAAARLRLLTPRQIADRLDDRFRLLTSGSRTVLPRQQTLRAVVDWSWDLLDERERTVLREVSVFAGGWDLAAAEAVCTGPAADLIGALVDKSLVVAAPDASGGGMRYRMLETIHEYAAERAAEVPGLRAATERRHRAWVRALVEEAEPRLRSADQLPWISRLETELDNIRAALDRSVRAGDEPEAGAIVLAIGWFWWLRNHRQEAVSWVRLVLRLGVALDTVDALATSEASEVADASEVAGGFDPGGASAGPAPGGELMKLVESADPVGALLAVPDGEAGHPLRELRMDLRMFDLFLTSESSPEHLASDPRAPEYLARVRAAFEHGGPHAARLPGIVWPLTAYYLGGSEDLGRAMTEAVANCRTYGGDWEVGVSLMYRTHTKVDSPGNLRGVDEDLAELRTLSRRVGDRWMRAQVCSAAGEAAMARGRFGEARGEYEEALRLAYEVGAYAESPFLMARLAEIAYRSGDPKTALADLDEAGAAADRYAVPESRAFVLLMRAHIALHDGEHAAARELYEATCAVTRGGNPPPQFVAALRSVEALLTAAESGPAHGLPIVAEALREAVAQRCAESITAGLADIAAVLQARRGDLAGAVRLFAAADRWRDGNLRPEPERGEALKVQADARTVLSAERYTAESARGMSLDVADVLRELAATETTPAERA, from the coding sequence GTGCGGTACAGAATCCTGGGCGTGACCCAAGCAGCGGACGACCAGGGCACCCCCATACCCATCGGCGGCCCCCGCCTGCGCACGCTCCTCACCGCCCTCGCCCTCCGCCCCTCCCGCACCACCACCCCCGAAACCCTGATCGACGAGATCTGGACGGACGACCCGCCCCACGACGCCCCCGCCGCCCTCCAGGCCCTGATCGGCCGTCTCCGCCGCACCCTCGGCCGTGACACCATCGCCTCCACCCCCGGCGGCTACCGCCTGGAGGCGACCGAGGACGACGTGGACCTGTACGTCTTCGAGCGGCTCGTCCACACCGGCACCAAGGCCCTCACCGCAGGCGACCCGGCCACCGCCCACCGCACCCTCACCGAGGCCCTCGCCCTCTGGCACGGCCCCGCCCTCGCCGACCTCCCCGACCGCACCGCCGCCACCCGCCCGGAGGCCCTGCGCCGGGAGGCGACCCGCGCCCGGGCCGCCGCCGCCCTCGACCTCGGCCGCGCCCCGGACGCCGTACCGGAGCTGAAGGAGCTGACCGCGGCCCACCCGCTGGACGAGTCCCTGCACGCCCTGTTCATCCGTGCCCTGCGCGACACGGGCCGCCCCGCCGACGCCCTCGCCGCGTACGAGTCCGCCCGCCGCACCCTCGCCGACACCCTCGGCACCGACCCGGGCCCGGAACTCAAGGCCCTGCACAGGTCGTTGCTCACACAGCAGGAACCACAGCCACGGACGCAGCCACACGCACAGCCACCGTCGGATTCACCGTCAGATGCAGTGCCGGAGCCGCCGAAGCCGCTCGCCCCCGCTCAACCCCCCGAGCGCACCGGCAATCTCCGCCCCCGTCTGACGTCTTTCGTCGGGCGGGAACCAGAACTTGAGGCCATTCGTTCCGACTTGCACAGGGCCCGCCTGGTCACGCTCACCGGACCGGGCGGCTCCGGAAAGACCCGCCTCGCCGAGGAGGCCGCCGCAGGGCTCCCCCAGGCATGGCTGGTCGAGCTGGCCCCGCTCGACCATCCGGAGGCGGTGCCCGGCGCAGTGGTCAGCGCCCTCGGTCTGCGCGAGACCGTGCTGCTGACCAACGAGCTGGCCACCCAGCAGGACGACCCCGTCGCCCAGCTGGTCGAGTACTGCGCCCCGCGCAGCCAACTCCTGATCCTTGACAACTGCGAGCATGTCATCGGCGCGGCCGCCGCCCTCGCCGAGACCCTCCTCACCCACTGCCCGGGGCTCACGATCCTCGCGACCAGCCGTGAACCCCTGGGCGTCCCCGGTGAGTCGGTGCGCCCGGTCGAGCCCCTCGTCCCGGAGCAGGCGCACCGACTGTTCGCCGAGCGCGCGAAGGCCGTCCGTCCCGACGCCGGCGCGGTGCTCGCCGACACCGAGGCCGTGGCGGAGATCTGCCGCCGTCTGGACGGGCTGCCGCTGGCCATCGAGCTGGCCGCCGCCCGGCTCAGGCTGCTCACCCCACGGCAGATCGCCGACCGGCTCGACGACCGCTTCCGCCTGCTCACCTCCGGAAGCCGCACGGTCCTGCCCCGCCAGCAGACCCTGCGCGCGGTCGTCGACTGGTCCTGGGACCTGCTGGACGAACGCGAGCGCACGGTGCTGCGCGAGGTGTCCGTGTTCGCCGGCGGCTGGGACCTCGCCGCGGCCGAGGCCGTGTGCACCGGCCCGGCCGCCGACCTGATCGGCGCCCTGGTCGACAAGTCCCTCGTCGTAGCCGCCCCGGACGCCTCCGGCGGCGGTATGCGCTACCGCATGCTGGAGACCATCCACGAGTACGCCGCCGAGCGCGCGGCCGAGGTCCCCGGGCTGCGCGCCGCCACCGAGCGACGGCACCGCGCGTGGGTGCGGGCGCTGGTCGAGGAGGCCGAGCCGCGGCTGCGGTCGGCGGACCAACTGCCCTGGATCTCCCGGCTGGAGACCGAACTGGACAACATCCGGGCGGCACTGGACCGCTCCGTGCGTGCCGGCGACGAGCCGGAGGCGGGTGCGATCGTCCTGGCCATCGGCTGGTTCTGGTGGCTGCGCAACCACCGCCAGGAGGCCGTGTCCTGGGTCCGGCTGGTCCTGCGCCTGGGCGTGGCCCTGGACACCGTGGACGCCCTGGCGACCTCGGAGGCCTCGGAAGTCGCGGACGCCTCGGAAGTCGCGGGCGGCTTCGACCCGGGGGGTGCCTCGGCGGGCCCGGCCCCCGGCGGCGAGCTGATGAAGCTCGTGGAGTCGGCCGACCCGGTCGGTGCCCTTCTCGCCGTGCCCGACGGTGAGGCCGGGCATCCGCTGCGGGAGCTGCGGATGGACCTGCGGATGTTCGACCTGTTCCTGACCTCCGAGTCGAGCCCCGAGCACCTCGCGTCCGACCCGCGGGCCCCGGAGTACCTCGCGCGCGTCCGGGCCGCCTTCGAGCACGGCGGTCCCCACGCCGCCCGGCTCCCGGGCATCGTCTGGCCGCTGACCGCCTACTACCTGGGCGGCTCGGAGGACCTCGGCCGGGCCATGACCGAGGCCGTCGCCAACTGCCGTACGTACGGCGGCGATTGGGAGGTCGGCGTCTCTCTGATGTACCGCACCCACACGAAGGTCGACTCCCCGGGCAACCTGCGGGGCGTGGACGAGGACCTCGCCGAGCTGCGGACGCTCAGCCGGCGCGTCGGGGACCGCTGGATGCGGGCCCAGGTGTGCAGCGCGGCCGGTGAGGCGGCCATGGCGCGCGGCAGGTTCGGCGAGGCACGCGGTGAGTACGAGGAGGCGCTGCGCCTCGCCTACGAGGTGGGTGCCTATGCCGAATCGCCGTTCCTGATGGCCCGGCTCGCCGAGATCGCCTACCGTTCCGGCGACCCGAAGACCGCGCTGGCCGATCTGGACGAGGCGGGAGCGGCCGCCGACCGGTACGCCGTGCCGGAGTCGCGCGCCTTCGTGCTGCTGATGCGCGCCCACATCGCCCTGCACGACGGGGAGCACGCGGCCGCCCGCGAGTTGTACGAGGCGACCTGCGCGGTGACGCGCGGCGGCAACCCGCCGCCGCAGTTCGTGGCGGCCCTGCGCAGCGTCGAGGCGCTGCTCACCGCCGCCGAGTCGGGTCCCGCGCACGGGCTGCCGATCGTCGCCGAGGCGCTGCGCGAGGCCGTGGCCCAGCGGTGCGCGGAGTCGATCACGGCGGGGCTGGCCGACATCGCGGCCGTTCTGCAGGCCCGGCGCGGCGATCTGGCCGGTGCGGTCCGGCTGTTCGCCGCCGCGGACCGCTGGCGCGACGGCAATCTCCGCCCCGAGCCGGAGCGCGGCGAGGCCCTCAAGGTGCAGGCCGACGCCCGCACGGTCCTGTCGGCCGAGCGGTACACGGCCGAGTCCGCCCGGGGCATGTCCCTCGACGTGGCCGACGTGCTGCGGGAACTGGCGGCCACGGAGACGACGCCCGCCGAACGTGCCTAG
- a CDS encoding sigma-70 family RNA polymerase sigma factor: MSVDGWDESRGDDAGAEAAPGLTPPQVPNQGGRPASSAGRSNASVPAQREGSALPPPRERPPDDGALIERMRGGDDSAYEELYRRHADAVRRYARTCCRDGHTADDLTAEVFAGMLQAVRGGSGPKHAVRAYLLTSVRRVAAHWTRSARREQLVDDFAGFAQQAARASDVADDTASMGSFGAGLDLGADVRAMHEAEQSMAMRAFRSLPERWQAVLWHTEVEDESPSDVAVLFGLDANGTRVLASRAREGLKQAYLQAHVSASLTGDEECARYADQLGTYARRKLRIRAERGLRKHLEECAKCRLAAVQIEEVAGGIPGVVPVAVIGWFGAAGYAKALGIVAGSAGVGAAGAAAATGSSGSAGGTGGAAAAEGLGAPVKAGIAAGVVAVAAAAVALALVNDSHPPAKEAAKPSPSAPVVQPPAPKPTPSKRKPSPKPVVVAPEPTPTPTPTPTPTPRSTPKPAPTSRPTPTPTPTPKPTPTPAPPPPTTVYEVSDLSYDVTGDGTRPEIQLGESSWVWQRYGMSIDGKQYARGATVHGESSVTIALNRQCTAYDALAGVDDMTLGLGKVSFSVYADGVRLWQSGTVEGNTPALPVHVDLTGRRTVRLVVQPHGGLLDRAALADWAESRFTCR, encoded by the coding sequence ATGAGCGTTGACGGGTGGGACGAGTCACGCGGTGACGACGCGGGCGCGGAGGCCGCCCCCGGGCTGACCCCACCCCAGGTGCCGAATCAGGGCGGTCGTCCGGCTTCCTCGGCCGGGCGGAGCAACGCGAGCGTGCCGGCCCAACGTGAGGGCAGTGCGCTGCCACCGCCCCGGGAGCGGCCGCCCGACGACGGCGCGCTGATCGAGCGAATGCGCGGCGGTGACGATTCCGCGTACGAGGAGCTCTATCGACGGCATGCGGACGCCGTACGGCGGTACGCCCGCACCTGCTGCCGGGACGGGCACACCGCCGACGACCTCACCGCCGAGGTCTTCGCCGGGATGCTGCAGGCGGTGCGCGGGGGATCCGGACCCAAGCACGCCGTGCGCGCCTATCTGCTGACCTCCGTACGGCGCGTCGCCGCGCACTGGACCAGGTCGGCCCGGCGTGAGCAGCTCGTCGACGACTTCGCCGGCTTCGCCCAGCAGGCCGCCCGTGCCTCGGACGTCGCCGACGACACGGCATCCATGGGCTCCTTCGGAGCGGGGTTGGACCTCGGCGCCGATGTGCGCGCGATGCACGAGGCCGAGCAGTCCATGGCCATGCGGGCCTTCCGCTCGCTGCCCGAACGCTGGCAGGCCGTGCTGTGGCACACCGAGGTGGAGGACGAGTCGCCGAGCGACGTGGCCGTGCTGTTCGGGCTGGACGCCAACGGCACCCGGGTCCTCGCCAGCCGCGCACGCGAAGGCCTCAAGCAGGCCTATCTCCAGGCCCATGTGAGCGCCTCCCTCACCGGTGACGAGGAGTGCGCCCGCTACGCCGACCAGCTCGGCACCTACGCCCGCCGCAAACTGCGCATCCGCGCCGAGCGGGGCCTGCGCAAGCACCTGGAGGAATGCGCCAAGTGCCGGCTGGCGGCCGTGCAGATCGAAGAGGTCGCCGGCGGTATCCCCGGTGTCGTCCCGGTCGCGGTCATCGGCTGGTTCGGGGCCGCCGGGTACGCCAAGGCGCTCGGGATCGTCGCCGGCAGCGCCGGGGTCGGGGCGGCCGGCGCCGCCGCGGCCACCGGGTCGTCCGGAAGCGCCGGTGGCACGGGCGGGGCCGCGGCCGCGGAGGGGCTCGGGGCACCGGTGAAGGCGGGGATCGCGGCCGGTGTGGTCGCGGTGGCCGCCGCCGCGGTGGCCCTGGCGCTGGTGAACGACAGCCACCCGCCGGCGAAGGAGGCGGCCAAGCCGTCGCCGTCCGCCCCGGTCGTACAGCCCCCGGCGCCGAAGCCGACCCCGTCGAAGCGGAAACCCTCGCCGAAGCCGGTCGTGGTCGCCCCGGAGCCGACCCCCACCCCCACCCCGACACCGACGCCCACGCCGAGATCCACCCCCAAGCCGGCGCCCACGTCCCGGCCGACGCCCACCCCGACCCCCACACCGAAGCCGACCCCGACGCCCGCTCCGCCGCCGCCCACCACCGTCTACGAGGTGAGCGACCTCAGCTACGACGTCACCGGCGACGGCACCCGGCCCGAGATCCAGCTCGGCGAGAGCAGCTGGGTGTGGCAGCGCTACGGCATGTCGATCGACGGCAAGCAGTACGCGCGCGGGGCGACCGTGCACGGCGAGTCCTCCGTGACCATCGCCCTCAACCGGCAGTGCACCGCCTACGACGCACTGGCCGGCGTGGACGACATGACGCTGGGCCTCGGCAAGGTGTCCTTCTCCGTCTACGCCGACGGGGTCCGGCTGTGGCAGTCCGGGACGGTCGAGGGAAACACCCCTGCCCTGCCCGTCCATGTGGACCTGACCGGGCGCAGGACCGTCCGGCTCGTCGTACAGCCGCACGGCGGCCTCCTCGACCGGGCGGCGCTCGCGGACTGGGCGGAGTCCCGGTTCACCTGCCGGTAG
- a CDS encoding helix-turn-helix domain-containing protein — protein sequence MHVQDAHWSSAAAIAPGGGAVSPAVGNGRADGPRTTPLRVDAQRNLEHVLRAAREVFGELGYGAPMEDVARRARVGVGTVYRRFPSKDVLVRRIAEEETARLTEQARAALGQEDEPWSALSRFLRTSVASGAGRLLPPQVLVGSAGSGGPGGSVGPAEEARVPQQRSQPDGVELRLGSGADDAGAGALLEVVGQLVERARAAGELRADVSVSDVLLVIATAAPSLPDAAQQAAASARLLDILLEGLRSRPV from the coding sequence ATGCATGTTCAGGACGCACATTGGTCATCCGCAGCTGCCATCGCACCCGGTGGCGGGGCGGTGAGCCCGGCGGTGGGCAACGGACGCGCGGACGGGCCGCGCACGACGCCGCTACGGGTGGACGCACAGCGCAATCTGGAACACGTGCTGCGTGCGGCGCGTGAGGTCTTCGGCGAGCTGGGGTACGGCGCGCCGATGGAGGACGTGGCGCGGCGCGCCCGGGTCGGGGTCGGCACGGTGTACCGGCGCTTTCCCAGCAAGGACGTGCTGGTCCGGCGGATAGCCGAGGAGGAGACGGCGCGGCTGACCGAGCAGGCGCGGGCCGCGCTCGGGCAGGAGGACGAGCCGTGGTCGGCGCTGTCGCGGTTCCTGCGGACGTCCGTGGCGTCGGGGGCGGGGCGGTTGCTGCCGCCGCAGGTGCTCGTCGGCTCCGCCGGGTCGGGCGGGCCGGGTGGTTCGGTGGGGCCCGCCGAAGAGGCTCGGGTGCCGCAGCAGCGGTCGCAGCCGGACGGTGTCGAGCTGCGGCTGGGTTCGGGGGCCGATGACGCCGGGGCCGGGGCGCTGCTGGAGGTCGTCGGCCAGTTGGTGGAGCGGGCTCGGGCGGCCGGGGAACTGCGGGCGGATGTGTCCGTGTCCGATGTGCTGCTGGTGATCGCCACGGCGGCGCCGTCCCTGCCGGATGCGGCGCAGCAGGCCGCTGCGAGTGCGCGGCTGCTGGACATTCTGCTGGAGGGGTTGCGCTCGCGTCCCGTGTAG
- the lhgO gene encoding L-2-hydroxyglutarate oxidase: MVQVPVEAYDCDVLVIGGGIVGLSTAYAITRAAPGTRVTVLEKEPGPARHQTGRNSGVIHSGIYYKPGSLKARYAVRGAAEMVKFCAEYGIAHAVTGKLIVATEREELPRLHALVQRGRENGIPVRELGPAQIGEYEPEVRGLAAIHVGTTGVCDFVGVARQLAQASGAEIRYGARVVRVDRRPERGVAVLTAGGEIVRARVLVNCAGLYCDELARLTGDEPGVRIVPFRGEYYELARPELVRGLVYPVPDPAFPFLGVHLTRGIDGGVHIGPNAVPALAREGYGWGVVRPRELAGTVAWPGSWAIARRHWRYGAGELHRSLSKGAFLEAVRRLLPGVEGDDLVRAPAGVRAQAVLRDGTLVDDFLIREGSRAVHVLNAPSPAATASLPIGREIGRRVLDMLGSL, translated from the coding sequence GTGGTGCAGGTGCCGGTCGAGGCGTACGACTGTGATGTGCTCGTGATCGGTGGGGGGATCGTCGGGCTGTCCACGGCGTATGCGATCACCCGGGCCGCACCGGGCACACGGGTGACCGTGCTGGAGAAGGAACCGGGCCCGGCCCGGCACCAGACGGGCCGCAACAGCGGGGTCATCCACAGCGGGATCTATTACAAGCCGGGCTCGCTCAAGGCGCGGTATGCCGTGCGGGGCGCCGCCGAGATGGTGAAGTTCTGCGCCGAGTACGGCATCGCGCACGCCGTCACCGGCAAGCTGATCGTCGCCACGGAGCGGGAGGAGCTGCCCCGGCTGCACGCCCTCGTGCAGCGCGGGCGGGAGAACGGCATTCCGGTGCGGGAGCTGGGCCCCGCCCAGATCGGGGAGTACGAGCCGGAGGTCCGGGGACTGGCGGCCATACATGTCGGCACGACCGGCGTGTGCGACTTCGTGGGCGTCGCGCGCCAGCTGGCGCAGGCCTCGGGGGCGGAGATCCGGTACGGCGCGCGGGTCGTCCGGGTGGACCGGCGGCCGGAGCGGGGCGTGGCCGTGCTCACCGCCGGCGGCGAGATCGTCCGCGCCCGCGTGCTGGTGAACTGCGCCGGGCTGTACTGCGACGAGCTGGCGCGGCTGACCGGGGACGAGCCCGGGGTCCGGATCGTGCCGTTCCGCGGTGAGTACTACGAGCTGGCGAGGCCCGAGCTCGTGCGGGGGCTGGTGTATCCGGTGCCGGATCCGGCGTTCCCGTTCCTCGGGGTGCATCTGACCCGGGGCATCGACGGGGGTGTGCACATCGGACCCAACGCGGTGCCGGCGCTGGCCCGGGAGGGGTACGGCTGGGGGGTCGTACGCCCCCGGGAGCTGGCCGGGACCGTGGCCTGGCCGGGGTCGTGGGCGATCGCCCGGCGGCACTGGAGATACGGCGCCGGGGAGCTGCACCGCTCGCTGTCGAAGGGGGCGTTTCTGGAGGCCGTGCGGAGGCTGTTGCCCGGGGTCGAGGGCGACGACCTGGTGCGGGCCCCGGCCGGGGTGCGGGCGCAGGCGGTGTTGCGGGACGGGACCCTGGTGGACGACTTCCTGATCCGGGAGGGGAGCCGGGCGGTGCACGTGCTCAACGCACCGTCTCCGGCGGCTACAGCTTCGCTGCCGATCGGCAGGGAGATCGGGCGTCGGGTGCTGGACATGCTCGGCTCGCTGTAG
- a CDS encoding asparagine synthase-related protein yields the protein MRWLVGWSSTAAGVAGIGSAGATGYDGETLHPVGSQLLWGDPDPLWAVGDWRPDEVRVIRADADNRIAVLGICGASDEELRRGLFTARGGALRHLTTWPGSYTAVVQVGRRITVCGDLAGARPVFHTPWAGGTAYATAALPLADLIEANLDFGHLAALLAAPDVPAALRDTTPYEGVRRVPPGHALVLRAGAREIAGYEPVASLAVAAPPADPDHAVDAVRDALVEAVRTRLSAPRHVPDLDPGPVPGMGPAERRARRGMPVPGIGADLSGGPASGTLALLAAGLPGRPGTLLGHGTGAGERLLAVTFNDLAVGGREAEVERAGALAANPRLHHVVVTGAEETLPYADLDGPLTDEPGPSLVMAARHRARLAAGSADHFTGHGARQVLDAHPARLADLLMDRRRRHLVRPVAALAKADGSVMVTARVYGAARRLARTPYRTGLEVLAERLMRRRFDEPKGAVGASLAALTWARPGPAARWLTGEALAEVSVLLHSEADRSATGVQRPGDYRARAALARYAADLRVLEQAAEIRSQRLHAPFLDNQVVRACRALPEALRVQPGARAAILRTVLEGAGVADLPAGWGAPSHASSAAAARAGLRMAADPLLDLFATPLLADAGLVEARVVREALRAGAAGDPIPLDGLADLISLELWLHRLLSRRGTCWTGTPARARAVPSGIQPRRGALASGA from the coding sequence ATGCGGTGGTTGGTGGGTTGGAGCAGCACCGCCGCGGGCGTCGCCGGCATCGGGTCCGCGGGCGCCACCGGTTACGACGGCGAGACCCTGCACCCGGTCGGCTCCCAACTCCTGTGGGGCGACCCGGACCCGCTGTGGGCCGTCGGCGACTGGCGCCCGGACGAGGTACGCGTGATCCGGGCCGACGCGGACAACCGCATCGCCGTCCTGGGTATCTGCGGCGCCTCCGACGAGGAGCTGCGGCGCGGCCTGTTCACCGCGCGCGGGGGCGCACTGCGCCACCTGACGACCTGGCCCGGCAGCTACACGGCCGTCGTGCAGGTCGGCCGCCGCATCACCGTCTGCGGCGATCTCGCGGGCGCCCGCCCGGTGTTCCACACCCCCTGGGCAGGCGGCACGGCCTACGCCACCGCCGCGCTGCCCCTCGCCGACCTCATCGAGGCCAACCTCGACTTCGGTCACCTGGCCGCCCTGCTCGCCGCCCCGGACGTACCGGCCGCGCTGCGCGACACCACCCCGTACGAGGGCGTACGGCGCGTTCCGCCGGGGCACGCACTCGTGCTGCGCGCCGGGGCGCGCGAGATCGCCGGGTACGAGCCGGTCGCCTCCCTCGCCGTGGCCGCGCCCCCGGCCGACCCCGACCACGCCGTGGACGCCGTACGCGACGCCCTGGTGGAGGCGGTCCGCACCCGCCTCTCCGCACCGCGCCATGTGCCCGACCTCGACCCAGGCCCGGTGCCCGGCATGGGACCGGCCGAGCGGCGGGCCCGGCGCGGGATGCCCGTGCCCGGCATCGGCGCCGACCTCTCCGGCGGCCCCGCCTCCGGCACCCTCGCGCTGCTGGCCGCCGGGCTGCCCGGCAGACCCGGCACGCTGCTGGGCCACGGCACGGGCGCGGGCGAGCGGCTCCTCGCCGTCACCTTCAACGACCTGGCCGTCGGCGGCCGCGAGGCCGAGGTCGAACGCGCCGGTGCCCTCGCCGCCAATCCGCGCCTGCACCACGTGGTGGTCACCGGCGCCGAGGAAACCCTGCCGTACGCCGACCTCGACGGCCCCCTCACCGACGAACCGGGGCCCTCGCTGGTCATGGCCGCCCGGCACCGCGCCCGGCTCGCCGCCGGCAGCGCCGACCACTTCACCGGCCACGGCGCCCGCCAGGTCCTGGACGCCCACCCCGCCCGCCTCGCCGACCTCCTCATGGACCGCAGACGGCGCCATCTGGTCCGCCCGGTCGCCGCGCTCGCCAAGGCCGACGGCTCGGTGATGGTCACCGCGCGCGTGTACGGCGCCGCCCGCCGGCTCGCCCGCACGCCCTACCGGACCGGCCTGGAGGTGCTGGCCGAGCGGCTGATGCGGCGCCGCTTCGACGAGCCCAAGGGAGCGGTCGGCGCGTCCCTCGCCGCGCTGACCTGGGCCAGACCGGGGCCGGCGGCGCGCTGGCTGACCGGGGAGGCGCTGGCTGAAGTATCGGTTCTGCTCCATTCGGAGGCAGACCGCTCCGCGACCGGCGTGCAGCGTCCCGGCGACTATCGCGCGCGTGCCGCCCTCGCCCGGTACGCCGCCGACCTGCGCGTCCTGGAGCAGGCCGCCGAGATCCGCTCCCAGCGCCTGCACGCGCCGTTCCTCGACAACCAGGTCGTCCGCGCCTGCCGCGCCCTCCCGGAGGCCCTGCGCGTCCAGCCCGGCGCCCGCGCCGCCATCCTCCGTACGGTCCTGGAGGGCGCCGGCGTCGCCGACCTCCCGGCCGGCTGGGGCGCCCCCTCCCACGCCTCCTCGGCGGCGGCCGCACGCGCGGGCCTGCGCATGGCGGCCGACCCCCTGCTCGACCTCTTCGCCACCCCCCTCCTGGCCGACGCCGGCCTGGTGGAGGCCCGCGTCGTCCGCGAGGCCCTGCGCGCGGGCGCCGCAGGCGACCCCATCCCCCTGGACGGCCTCGCCGACCTCATCTCCCTCGAACTCTGGCTCCACCGCCTCCTCTCCCGCCGAGGCACCTGCTGGACGGGGACACCGGCACGGGCGCGTGCGGTGCCCTCCGGCATCCAGCCGAGAAGGGGAGCTCTGGCCTCCGGCGCTTGA